The Xiphophorus couchianus chromosome 22, X_couchianus-1.0, whole genome shotgun sequence genome includes the window GATCAGATTCTCCATTACTGCAATAATCTGAATTGAATTTGTTCtattcattaaaactaaaaacacaacatttttgttaataagCACATCAACAACTTCATGTTCTTTAATGTACTTTTAGTGTCAAAAATCAGATAaggttttttgacattttttgaccTTTGATTAATCTAATAATCTTGTACTCCATGCTCAATCATGCCACAAATTATAAAGAACTTTGCCTCCTTTAGGTATTAGACATGTTAGAATGAAAACTTGGTTTTGttcaaaatcacttttgtcAAGTTTATCCACAGATTGGGCCTTGAATCTGACAGGTGGCTTAGTTAAATTGTTATAAAATGTGCGAGGATGCATAGGTTGGTCCATACCTGGAGGTTGCGTGGCGTGGTTCCCGGCAAACTGCATGGGGATGCACAGGTCGTTATCAATGGGGAATTTGTCGCAGGACAGCATCTCTGGCCAGGGGAAGCCGTAGGTCTCCATCACTGGAGCGCAGCTGTCCCTGACAGCCTCGCACAATGAGCGGCATGGGTAGATGGGCCTGTCTAGACATACGGGCGCAAACAACGAGCACAGAAAGACCTGGGTGTCAGCATGGCACCTTTTGGCCAGGAGGGGCACCCAGCTGCCTGCCTGCTGCTTGACTTCTGGCATGGTTTCGTGATCCAGGAGGTTGGGCAACCTCATCTTCTTGTACCCCACATTGTGACAAAGGCGCAGGTCAGCTGGTATGTCCACACACTGTGGCTGCTTCGTGTAGAAGCGGCCGTTGTGGAAGTTATCTGACTGCCAGCTGTAGTAGTCATACTCATCTGCGGTTACAATGTTAGGGAGGAGGGAGAAGAGCAACAGGCTCGGTGCCAGGCTGAATAAACCCTGGGTTAATGCCAACCTCAGGATCTTTTGTCCATATGCCATCCTTTTTGGAGTTCAGACCTGCTATTTAAGAAGGATGTATCCAGAAGTCTCCAAAGTAACCCAGTGAAAAGACAATCTTCAGAGAGATTGCAACAAGTGGACAGGCGTATGAACtgtaatccttttttttttcttcttctgagtATGGATATCgcaaacagaaagaaagcaaaagtttttaaatctcTTCTTTCCAGGAGAGTCAGCCcttaaaatatgtctttttatgAGAGCCTCAGCTAGTTGAAGGGGGTGCAGCAGCCAGAAGTAGGTGAACACGCAGGTAGGACCTCTTATTTCCCCCAAGCTTCTTACTCCACTGCCTTCACCCCCTCTTCATACTGTCTGAAGCCCACTCCTGCTTTCTATCAGTGTGTGGCTGTGAAGAGGAGTACCTAGATTTTAAGAGCTGGTGGTAGCTGCTCTCCTCGGCTGCCTGCCCCCCCAGCAGGCTCCCAGACCATTCATCTTCCTACTGGCCTCCCCTGGACTCACTCACAACAGCCTCAGCCAATTGAAACCACAGAGGGAGGCTGCCACTGGTCTTCAGGACACTCCCTCTGCTACTTATTCTCAACAAAATTCCCCCTCTGAAGCAAGTTAACAAGAAAGAATAAGGCAGCAATT containing:
- the sfrp5 gene encoding secreted frizzled-related protein 5 yields the protein MAYGQKILRLALTQGLFSLAPSLLLFSLLPNIVTADEYDYYSWQSDNFHNGRFYTKQPQCVDIPADLRLCHNVGYKKMRLPNLLDHETMPEVKQQAGSWVPLLAKRCHADTQVFLCSLFAPVCLDRPIYPCRSLCEAVRDSCAPVMETYGFPWPEMLSCDKFPIDNDLCIPMQFAGNHATQPPVSKVCPPCDNELKTDNIMEHYCASDFVLKMKIKEVKKEKGDRKLIAAQKKKKVLKQGVLRKKDLKKLTLYIKNGANCPCSQLENLGSNFLIMGRKVDQQLLLMSIHKWDKKSKELKFAIKYMKSHQCPSYHTVFQ